Part of the Anopheles coluzzii chromosome 3, AcolN3, whole genome shotgun sequence genome is shown below.
CATTCTTAAGAGTGGATCGAGATCCCTACTACAGAAATGTGAATCGGTGACAATGCACACGCATTTCACAGCAAATTCATGATAAAACTCGCTAAAACAAGTTCCTTTCTTACGCTTCGAATCGCACAAGTTGAGTCTCGCTTTTTCAGTTTTCACCGAACCGGTTTAAGCCCCAACAATCCAACAATCCCCCCGTGCCCGCAGGCAAATCCAACCCACTCGAGCGGTAGGAAATCGGAGGATTAAAGGGCATTTCCGATgcgcaaataaaaatgtaaataaacttGACCTTCGCGATCTCTCGCCGGAGAGCACGAGGTGCGTTGAAATGGTCAAAATTTTGCCGATAGACCCGTTCGCCTTGATATGCACCGAACCCAGTGGAGCAACAAAATCATTTCCAATCAGCATTGGTAAAACATAACAAAGGAATAACACATTTTTCTACTCCTAACAGCTAGTTCACTTGGAGGCCGATCACTGTGCCGAAGACTCACAACGCAACCCAACACCCAACATCCAGAATCGTTAAAGCGGCAGCAACGACAGACGCAAACGCAACATGAGTCGCCGCCGTACAAGGGCCAAAGTTTCGAGGAGGTCGTGGAGCTGCGTAAGCAGTACCTAACGCCAAATGTGACCTCGTATTACAAGAAGCCGTTGTTAATTCACAAAGGCAGCGGGTCACAGCTGTTTGACCAGGACAAAAGTTATTTGGACATGTTTGGTGGTATCGTTACGGTGTCTGTAGGCCACTGCCATTTGTAAGTGTTATtcctttgttgtttgttgataGCTGCAGTTTGCATCCTTTAATGCCATTTAAACGTCGTTCATGCGCTAGGAAAGTAAATGCTGCCCTCGAAGAACAGCTGCGCACCCTGTGGCATACGACGAACATTTACATGCACCCAAAGCTGCACCAATATGCGGAGAAGCTGGTCGCTAAAATGCCGGGCGATCTGAAAAACGTTTACTTTGTCAACTCGGGCTCTGAGGCGAACGATTTGGCCATGATGATTGCGCGCCTGTACACGGGCAACCATGACATCATCAGCTTCCGAAACGCCTATCACGGAGCGTCGCCATATACGATGGGCCTGACGGCCCACTCTACCTGGCGCTATCCGCTGCCCGGTCTCAATAGCGGCATTCTGCACGCGATGAATCCCGACCCCTACACGGGAATCTGGGGCGGCAAGCAGTGCCGTGATTCGCCGGTGCAAACTACACGCAGTTGCGACTGCCAGGAGGGCCAGTGCAAGGCGACGGATATGTACTATGACCAGCTGGAGCAGCTATTCAAATACTCGCTGCCGCGTGGCAAGGTGGCCGGCATGTTTGCTGAATCGATTCAGGGCGTCGGCGGCACTGTGCAATACACCAAGGGCTACATAAAGCGGGCCGCCGAGCTTGTGCGAGCAAACGGTGGACTGTTCATTTCGGACGAGGTGCAATCCGGTTTCGGTCGCACTGGAGAGCATTACTGGGGGTTCGAAGCCCATGACATCGTGCCGGATATAGTGACCATGGCGAAAGGAATCGGAAATGGTTTCCCTATGGGTGCGGTGGTTACTTCGCGCAAAGTGGCGGAGGTACTGTGCCAGGCCCTGCATTTCAACACCTTTGGTGGCAACCCGCTCGCCTGTGCGGTCGGAATGGCTGTTCTGGATGTAAGTTGTTGGGATATggtttatttaacaaaaaaccgACCGTAAGCACACCCTTTCTTTGCCGTCGCTTCAGGTCATCGATGAAGAGGagctacaaaaaaactcacttgATGTGGGCACCTACATGTTGAAGGGATTAGAACGGCTCCGGGACAAGCACGATGTAATTGGGGACGTGCGAGGAAAGGTAAGACGTTTTGCTGTTACTTCACGAGCAACTCCACATCATCGAACACCTCCATTGCGGGATCAACCTTCGGCGCAGGCTTTTCGTACATAGGGTTATTGAACGAGGATGCGTGATGGTTTTCCACATCATCAGCCAGAGCTGCTGATTCTTCCCTTTCTTCGTTGGCTAGTTGCACTGCGCTAGGATAGGTAACGTCCACCGAAAGCCCGTCCACATCATTGTTCGGATCGAAAC
Proteins encoded:
- the LOC120955850 gene encoding alanine--glyoxylate aminotransferase 2, mitochondrial isoform X2, whose translation is MLLMNLQRLSASSLGGRSLCRRLTTQPNTQHPESLKRQQRQTQTQHESPPYKGQSFEEVVELRKQYLTPNVTSYYKKPLLIHKGSGSQLFDQDKSYLDMFGGIVTVSVGHCHLKVNAALEEQLRTLWHTTNIYMHPKLHQYAEKLVAKMPGDLKNVYFVNSGSEANDLAMMIARLYTGNHDIISFRNAYHGASPYTMGLTAHSTWRYPLPGLNSGILHAMNPDPYTGIWGGKQCRDSPVQTTRSCDCQEGQCKATDMYYDQLEQLFKYSLPRGKVAGMFAESIQGVGGTVQYTKGYIKRAAELVRANGGLFISDEVQSGFGRTGEHYWGFEAHDIVPDIVTMAKGIGNGFPMGAVVTSRKVAEVLCQALHFNTFGGNPLACAVGMAVLDVIDEEELQKNSLDVGTYMLKGLERLRDKHDVIGDVRGKGLMIGVELVADKETRQHLSAPHFVDIWEMCKDMGVLFGRGGLNANVLRIKPPMCITKADVDFSLQVLDIALRKHSEKTH
- the LOC120955850 gene encoding alanine--glyoxylate aminotransferase 2, mitochondrial isoform X1 — encoded protein: MLLMNLQRLSASSLGGRSLCRRLTTQPNTQHPESLKRQQRQTQTQHESPPYKGQSFEEVVELRKQYLTPNVTSYYKKPLLIHKGSGSQLFDQDKSYLDMFGGIVTVSVGHCHLKVNAALEEQLRTLWHTTNIYMHPKLHQYAEKLVAKMPGDLKNVYFVNSGSEANDLAMMIARLYTGNHDIISFRNAYHGASPYTMGLTAHSTWRYPLPGLNSGILHAMNPDPYTGIWGGKQCRDSPVQTTRSCDCQEGQCKATDMYYDQLEQLFKYSLPRGKVAGMFAESIQGVGGTVQYTKGYIKRAAELVRANGGLFISDEVQSGFGRTGEHYWGFEAHDIVPDIVTMAKGIGNGFPMGAVVTSRKVAEVLCQALHFNTFGGNPLACAVGMAVLDVIDEEELQKNSLDVGTYMLKGLERLRDKHDVIGDVRGKGLMIGVELVADKETRQHLSAPHFVDIWEMCKDMGVLFGRGGLNANVLRIKPPMCVNRTDADYALAVIDYCCDQYMKKQKRGSRR